In Burkholderia sp. GAS332, one DNA window encodes the following:
- a CDS encoding tight adherence protein C: protein MQAYQLVALALALAALALLLLAGLVLARVAAVRRSERTLTHALDERALQTAALAAAAAARGVDGAQGASNAALRNVQPKGFKGLLERFAHTGIRWLDTPFGRQIVAEEDRQLLEQCGFVDTRTRGLFLVARLLGALVLPALIGALARNHLDGTRYITLVIISVVVGFMVPKILLKRRASKRRLGVVDELPLLVDLLRLLQGVGLSLDQSLQVMVNDFRTMLPVLSSELEIAQRQFATGRTREQSLNRLASSYDNEDLRAVVRLLIQVDRHGGAVQEPLKQFGDRLRESRRAMLRERIGRLAVKMTGVMIVTLLPALMIVTAGPGVLAVKHSLRAMHR from the coding sequence ATGCAAGCTTACCAACTCGTCGCTCTCGCGTTGGCTCTGGCCGCGCTCGCGCTGCTGCTGCTCGCCGGGTTGGTACTGGCGCGCGTGGCCGCCGTGCGGCGCAGCGAACGCACGCTTACACACGCGCTCGACGAACGCGCGCTGCAGACCGCGGCGCTCGCGGCCGCGGCGGCTGCGCGTGGCGTGGACGGTGCTCAGGGCGCCTCGAACGCGGCTTTGCGAAACGTCCAGCCCAAGGGTTTCAAAGGGCTGCTTGAGCGCTTTGCGCACACCGGGATTCGCTGGCTCGACACGCCTTTCGGCCGCCAGATCGTGGCTGAGGAAGACCGCCAGTTGCTTGAGCAGTGCGGTTTCGTGGATACGCGCACACGCGGCCTGTTTCTGGTGGCGCGGCTGCTGGGCGCGCTGGTGCTGCCGGCGTTGATCGGCGCCCTCGCGCGCAACCATCTGGACGGCACGCGCTACATCACGCTGGTGATCATCTCAGTCGTGGTCGGCTTCATGGTGCCGAAGATCCTGCTGAAGCGGCGTGCCAGCAAGCGCCGGCTAGGCGTGGTCGACGAATTGCCGTTGCTGGTCGATCTGCTGCGCTTGCTGCAGGGTGTGGGTCTGTCGCTCGATCAAAGCTTGCAGGTGATGGTCAACGATTTCCGCACGATGCTGCCGGTGCTGTCGAGCGAGCTGGAAATCGCGCAGCGCCAGTTCGCAACCGGTCGCACGCGCGAGCAGTCGCTGAACCGGCTCGCCTCGAGTTACGACAACGAAGATTTGCGCGCGGTCGTGCGTCTGCTGATACAGGTTGACCGGCATGGCGGCGCCGTGCAGGAACCGCTCAAGCAGTTCGGCGACCGCTTGCGCGAATCGCGCCGGGCGATGTTGCGCGAACGCATTGGCCGTCTCGCCGTGAAGATGACGGGTGTGATGATCGTCACGTTGTTGCCCGCGCTGATGATCGTTACCGCCGGCCCGGGTGTACTGGCTGTCAAGCATTCGCTGCGTGCGATGCATCGGTAA
- a CDS encoding pilus assembly protein CpaF, with amino-acid sequence MAKEIEFADDAPSFAHSQQFQDIKNAAHEHLLTRIEELGSEFGRWSRNAINQFVDLEMDSFVRLRRIPINESEVRSIAEALTKELAGFGPIEDLLADPAVEDILINGYNDVYVSRHGILTKIQVRFADNAHLLRIVRRILAPIGRRLDESNPMVDARLPNGGRVNVVIEPLSIDGPIVSIRKFRKDPMRPEDLLANGTYNPEIGALLDAAVAARCNILVSGGTSSGKTSLLNALAFHIPEPERVVTIEDTAELSLNHPHVVRLESRPGGFDGAGVVTIRDLLRNTLRMRPDRIIVGEVRGGEVLEMLQAMNTGHDGSMGTVHASSPRECLYRLEMLAGFAGFQGTESSLRRQIANAIDFIVQIGRLSNGRRRILSITEVTGLSDNIIATQELYRYEPVATAEGDELDNWVSLGIHPHSPKLARFRQTLGAGEMQSGFGNAGFGGGGGFGGGGFGGGGSGGFGGGFNV; translated from the coding sequence ATGGCAAAAGAAATCGAATTTGCCGACGACGCGCCTTCGTTCGCGCATAGCCAGCAGTTCCAGGACATCAAGAACGCTGCGCACGAACACCTGTTGACGCGTATCGAGGAACTCGGCTCCGAGTTCGGCCGCTGGTCGCGTAACGCGATCAACCAGTTCGTCGATCTGGAGATGGACAGTTTCGTGCGGCTGCGCCGGATACCGATCAACGAGAGCGAAGTGCGCTCGATCGCCGAGGCGCTGACCAAGGAGCTGGCGGGCTTCGGGCCGATCGAGGATCTGCTCGCTGACCCGGCCGTCGAAGATATTCTGATCAACGGCTACAACGACGTGTATGTGTCGCGTCACGGCATCCTGACCAAGATTCAGGTGCGCTTTGCCGACAATGCGCATCTGCTGCGCATCGTGCGGCGCATTCTCGCGCCGATCGGGCGGCGGCTGGACGAATCGAATCCGATGGTCGACGCGCGCCTGCCGAACGGTGGGCGTGTGAATGTCGTGATCGAACCGCTGTCGATCGACGGGCCGATCGTCTCGATTCGTAAGTTCCGTAAAGACCCGATGCGTCCCGAGGATCTGCTTGCGAACGGCACCTACAACCCGGAAATCGGCGCGTTGCTCGATGCGGCGGTCGCCGCGCGCTGCAACATCCTGGTGTCCGGCGGCACGAGCTCGGGCAAGACCTCGCTGCTCAATGCGCTGGCGTTTCACATTCCCGAGCCGGAGCGGGTCGTCACGATCGAGGACACGGCCGAACTGTCGCTGAATCACCCGCATGTGGTGCGGCTCGAAAGCCGGCCGGGCGGGTTCGACGGCGCGGGCGTCGTGACGATTCGCGATCTGTTGCGCAATACCTTGCGGATGCGGCCGGACCGCATCATCGTCGGCGAAGTGCGCGGCGGTGAGGTGCTCGAAATGCTGCAGGCGATGAACACCGGCCACGACGGCTCGATGGGCACCGTGCACGCCAGCTCGCCGCGCGAATGTCTGTACCGCCTTGAAATGCTGGCCGGTTTTGCGGGCTTCCAGGGCACCGAGTCGAGCTTGCGCCGGCAGATCGCCAATGCAATCGACTTCATCGTGCAGATCGGCCGGCTCTCGAACGGGCGCCGGCGGATTCTGTCGATCACCGAAGTCACGGGTCTGTCGGACAACATCATCGCGACTCAGGAGCTCTATCGCTACGAGCCGGTCGCGACCGCCGAGGGCGATGAACTCGATAACTGGGTGTCGCTTGGCATTCATCCGCACTCGCCGAAACTGGCGCGTTTCCGTCAGACGCTGGGCGCTGGCGAGATGCAGAGCGGCTTCGGCAACGCGGGCTTCGGCGGCGGTGGCGGTTTCGGCGGCGGTGGCTTCGGAGGCGGCGGTAGCGGCGGCTTCGGCGGAGGCTTCAATGTCTAG
- a CDS encoding sigma54 specific transcriptional regulator, Fis family: MRTNPKIEELDIYVWEGKADIVDRVARCLASFDVEVIRADDIAISPERTALRPSLAIISVSVIDSGALLMRDWQAAHGIPVVWVGAAPRDHDPATYPSDYSHILPLDFTCAELRGMVMKLVLQLRAHSAKTHESDAMIANSECMQALLHEVDTFADCDTSVLVHGETGVGKERIAQLLHEKHTRYGQGPFVAVNCGAIPDGLFESLFFGHSKGSFTGAVVAHKGYFEQSDGGTLFLDEIGDLPLYQQVKLLRVLEDSAVTRIGSATPVKLDFRLVAATNKHLPQLVKDGTFRADLYYRLAVIELKIPSLEERGAVDKIAIFKAFIAQIVGSERLSALPDLPYWLADAVADTYFPGNVRELRNLAERIGVTVRQIGAWDAARLQRLLALARTSQPVPAESAAEVLVDRSKWDMAERNRVLAALDANGWRRQDTALYLGISRKVLWEKMRKYQIFDEEPEARESE, encoded by the coding sequence ATGAGAACCAACCCCAAAATCGAGGAACTCGATATCTACGTCTGGGAGGGCAAGGCCGACATTGTCGACCGGGTCGCGCGCTGCTTGGCGAGCTTCGACGTCGAAGTGATCCGCGCGGACGATATTGCGATCTCGCCTGAGCGGACCGCGCTGCGGCCGTCGCTTGCGATCATCAGCGTATCGGTGATCGACAGCGGCGCGCTGCTCATGCGCGACTGGCAGGCCGCGCACGGCATTCCCGTGGTGTGGGTCGGCGCCGCGCCGCGCGACCATGACCCGGCGACTTACCCGTCCGACTATTCGCACATCCTGCCGCTCGACTTCACCTGCGCCGAATTGCGCGGCATGGTCATGAAGCTCGTGTTGCAACTGCGCGCGCACAGCGCCAAGACGCACGAGTCGGACGCGATGATCGCCAACTCGGAGTGCATGCAGGCGCTGTTGCACGAAGTCGACACGTTTGCCGACTGCGACACGAGCGTGCTGGTGCACGGCGAAACCGGCGTCGGCAAGGAGCGCATCGCGCAACTGCTGCACGAAAAACATACCCGCTACGGCCAGGGGCCGTTCGTCGCGGTGAACTGCGGCGCGATTCCGGACGGCCTGTTCGAATCGCTGTTCTTCGGCCACTCCAAGGGCTCGTTCACGGGCGCGGTGGTCGCGCACAAGGGCTACTTCGAGCAGTCTGACGGCGGCACGCTGTTCCTCGACGAAATCGGTGATCTGCCGCTCTACCAGCAGGTCAAGCTACTGCGCGTCCTCGAAGACAGCGCGGTCACGCGAATCGGTTCGGCCACGCCCGTGAAGCTCGATTTCCGGCTGGTGGCGGCGACCAACAAACATCTGCCGCAACTGGTCAAGGACGGCACGTTCCGCGCCGATCTTTACTACCGGCTTGCGGTGATCGAATTGAAGATTCCGTCCCTCGAGGAGCGGGGCGCCGTCGACAAGATTGCGATCTTCAAGGCGTTCATTGCGCAGATTGTCGGCAGCGAGCGTCTCTCCGCTTTACCGGACCTGCCGTACTGGCTCGCCGACGCGGTAGCCGACACCTATTTCCCCGGCAATGTGCGCGAACTGCGCAACCTGGCCGAGCGGATCGGCGTGACGGTGCGTCAGATCGGCGCGTGGGATGCGGCGCGTCTGCAGCGGCTGCTCGCGCTTGCGCGCACCAGTCAACCGGTGCCCGCCGAGAGCGCGGCCGAAGTGCTGGTTGACCGTAGCAAATGGGACATGGCCGAGCGCAATCGCGTGCTTGCTGCGCTCGATGCAAATGGTTGGCGCCGCCAGGATACGGCCCTTTATCTGGGCATCAGCCGCAAGGTTTTATGGGAGAAGATGCGCAAGTACCAAATTTTTGACGAAGAGCCCGAAGCACGCGAAAGTGAGTAA
- a CDS encoding host factor-I protein, with translation MASAESHPQNDFMNAARKERKRVEIYLVNGIRLTGCIESFDQYLVMLRTPVGLQGIYKRAISTIQLDTGTRPAPRAGRPSHGEHTTRGPHGSREPRDHREPREPRESYGAPSSDRPASDRSSSTSDGPVVVTRRRRLFGTGGGDGGNHGGGNHGGNGGGTPGGNE, from the coding sequence ATGGCTTCCGCAGAATCGCATCCGCAAAACGACTTCATGAACGCTGCGCGCAAAGAACGAAAGCGCGTCGAGATCTACCTTGTCAACGGCATTCGCCTGACGGGGTGCATCGAGTCGTTCGATCAGTATCTGGTGATGCTGCGCACGCCTGTCGGCCTGCAAGGCATCTACAAGCGCGCGATCTCGACGATCCAGCTCGACACCGGCACGCGTCCGGCGCCGCGCGCCGGGCGGCCTTCGCACGGCGAGCACACCACGCGTGGCCCGCACGGCTCGCGTGAACCACGCGACCACCGTGAACCGCGTGAACCGCGCGAGTCGTACGGCGCGCCGTCTTCGGATCGCCCTGCGTCAGATCGTAGCAGCAGTACGTCCGACGGTCCGGTGGTTGTGACACGCCGCCGGCGTCTGTTCGGCACGGGTGGCGGTGACGGTGGCAACCATGGTGGTGGGAATCATGGTGGCAATGGCGGCGGCACCCCCGGCGGCAACGAATAA
- a CDS encoding tight adherence protein B: MSSVALVVAALALLCAALALLLWQRGAQRKDQVSTERYIDSRMAAAMPAGAGASGAVGNARVAPARAAAASAAIVPQAPAADAGWLEHARYLQARVRFMVRHAMARAGIARAKGPVVIVGAITLLLCTWAAIVGGLLAAGATLIACAMFVYFLLAMRANKRRQLIVRQLPLFLDGIVRLITLGNSVPAAFQTALQNTEAPLRECLDYVSRMLRTGVEIDRALSQVAVIYGVRELELVGAVLRLSVKYGGRADVMLDRMSSFMRDLEQAERELVAMSAETRLSSWVLAMLPIGIGGFLILSNPRYFASMWFDPSGRQLVYLAFGLQIAGAYFLYRLASLRS, translated from the coding sequence ATGTCTAGCGTGGCACTGGTCGTCGCGGCGCTCGCGCTGCTATGCGCGGCGCTTGCGTTGCTGTTATGGCAGCGTGGCGCGCAACGCAAAGACCAGGTGAGCACTGAGCGCTATATCGATAGCCGCATGGCGGCGGCCATGCCGGCCGGTGCGGGGGCGAGCGGTGCGGTGGGCAATGCGCGCGTCGCGCCCGCGCGAGCCGCCGCGGCGTCTGCCGCGATCGTGCCGCAAGCGCCGGCGGCCGACGCGGGCTGGCTCGAGCATGCGCGCTACCTGCAAGCGCGGGTGCGCTTTATGGTGCGACACGCGATGGCTCGCGCGGGGATTGCCCGCGCCAAGGGGCCTGTCGTCATTGTCGGCGCCATCACGTTGCTGCTGTGCACCTGGGCCGCGATTGTCGGCGGCCTGCTCGCAGCCGGCGCGACGTTGATTGCGTGCGCGATGTTCGTCTATTTTCTGCTGGCGATGCGCGCGAACAAGCGCCGTCAACTGATCGTGCGGCAATTGCCGCTGTTTCTCGACGGAATCGTGCGTTTGATTACGCTCGGCAATAGCGTGCCGGCCGCGTTTCAGACCGCGCTGCAAAACACTGAAGCGCCGCTGCGCGAATGTCTGGACTATGTGTCGCGGATGCTGCGCACCGGTGTCGAAATCGATCGTGCGCTATCCCAGGTCGCGGTGATCTATGGCGTGCGCGAGCTCGAACTGGTCGGTGCCGTGCTGCGCCTCTCGGTCAAGTACGGCGGCCGCGCCGACGTGATGCTCGACCGCATGTCCTCGTTCATGCGCGATCTCGAACAGGCCGAGCGCGAACTCGTGGCGATGTCGGCGGAAACGCGGCTGTCGTCGTGGGTACTGGCGATGCTGCCGATCGGTATCGGCGGTTTTCTGATCCTCTCCAATCCCCGTTATTTCGCGTCGATGTGGTTCGATCCGAGCGGGCGGCAGCTCGTCTACCTGGCGTTCGGCTTGCAGATAGCCGGCGCTTATTTTCTCTATCGCCTCGCGAGTCTGAGGAGTTGA
- a CDS encoding Uncharacterized membrane protein has translation MRKPSTFAVAAHYPRSLRARRGGTSMPGARRQHGAVAILAVIWLSIAIAALGAIDIGNLYFVRRELQRTADLAAMAAVQVLSTPGACTTATTAAQQNAASNGFTADGTNTLLSTTCGRWDTSTSTYFGTTGNPFNAVQVQTSQVVPYFFLGPSRTVTATSTALASNIDAFSLSTGIATINTQQSALLNAILGGLLKTSVSLSVGDMQSLATAHVSIQNLMVALGAANVQGLLATTVSYQTLMVAMVNALQAGGDTVNAAILQTLAVAIPGGQNITVGDGGQSAPGLLALGLANPNAAATATINAFDALLVAAQIAQRSPDGTVGNAPVINVAASLPGVLGLSLQVLNPPALAVGEGGTVGTGANAVPRTQARTAVINATVTLAPVPLPTLTVGLAPLVSASISALSTPLVVTLAVGPGTASLTAVDCESTKAATNATLQVTPGIAAACLSGGSVQCTVPVTAPVTAAVYASPIKLASITATLLGFTAQVANVIVHGIGPLTLTPGTTPIVINGSSGSFDVVASANSNQVGSAVAIFSSQLLNALPHALDISLLNNLIDISSLLQPILTAVAAVLTPLLQPVFSLLDTVLVPTLSLLGVQVGTATLHNMSLTCGVSQLVN, from the coding sequence ATGCGCAAACCCTCGACCTTTGCCGTGGCCGCTCACTATCCGCGCTCGCTTCGCGCGCGGCGTGGCGGCACGTCGATGCCTGGCGCGCGCCGCCAGCACGGCGCGGTCGCGATTCTGGCGGTGATCTGGCTGAGCATCGCAATCGCGGCGCTCGGCGCGATCGACATTGGCAATCTGTATTTCGTGCGCAGGGAGTTACAGCGCACGGCGGATCTGGCGGCGATGGCTGCGGTTCAGGTCCTCAGCACGCCGGGTGCCTGCACGACGGCGACCACGGCCGCGCAGCAGAATGCGGCTTCCAACGGCTTCACCGCCGACGGCACCAACACCCTCCTCAGCACGACCTGCGGACGCTGGGATACGAGTACCAGTACCTACTTCGGCACAACCGGCAATCCGTTCAATGCGGTGCAGGTGCAGACGAGCCAGGTCGTACCTTATTTCTTCCTCGGGCCGTCGCGCACCGTGACGGCGACGTCCACCGCGCTGGCGTCCAACATCGATGCGTTCTCGCTGAGTACCGGTATCGCGACGATCAACACCCAACAATCGGCGCTGTTGAACGCGATCCTTGGCGGGTTGCTAAAAACGAGCGTGTCGCTCAGCGTGGGAGACATGCAGAGCCTGGCCACCGCGCATGTCTCAATCCAGAACCTGATGGTCGCGCTGGGCGCGGCGAACGTGCAGGGCCTGCTTGCCACGACGGTGAGTTACCAGACGCTGATGGTCGCGATGGTCAATGCGTTGCAGGCCGGCGGCGATACCGTGAATGCGGCGATTCTGCAGACGCTGGCCGTCGCGATTCCTGGCGGTCAGAACATCACCGTGGGCGATGGCGGCCAGTCCGCGCCCGGGTTGCTCGCGCTTGGGCTCGCCAATCCCAATGCCGCAGCAACAGCGACCATCAACGCGTTCGACGCGTTGCTGGTCGCCGCGCAGATCGCGCAGCGCAGTCCGGACGGCACCGTGGGCAATGCACCGGTGATCAACGTGGCGGCTAGCCTGCCCGGCGTGCTGGGACTCTCGCTGCAGGTCCTCAATCCGCCGGCTCTGGCGGTGGGCGAGGGCGGGACGGTGGGGACCGGTGCCAATGCCGTGCCCCGCACACAGGCTCGCACGGCGGTGATCAACGCGACCGTCACGCTGGCGCCGGTTCCGCTGCCGACGTTGACCGTGGGCTTGGCGCCGCTGGTATCCGCGTCGATCTCCGCGCTCAGCACGCCGCTCGTGGTCACGCTGGCCGTCGGGCCCGGCACCGCGAGCCTCACGGCGGTCGATTGCGAAAGCACCAAGGCGGCCACCAACGCAACGCTGCAGGTGACGCCGGGCATCGCGGCGGCCTGTCTGTCTGGCGGCAGTGTGCAGTGTACGGTGCCGGTCACCGCGCCCGTCACCGCGGCGGTCTATGCCTCCCCGATCAAACTGGCCTCCATCACGGCGACATTGCTCGGCTTCACGGCGCAGGTGGCCAACGTCATCGTGCACGGCATCGGTCCCTTGACCTTGACGCCGGGTACCACGCCGATTGTCATCAACGGCTCGTCGGGCAGCTTCGACGTAGTGGCGAGCGCCAATTCCAATCAGGTCGGGAGCGCGGTCGCCATCTTCAGTTCGCAATTGCTGAACGCGTTGCCTCACGCGCTGGACATTTCGCTTCTCAATAACCTGATCGATATTTCGTCGCTGCTGCAGCCGATTCTGACTGCGGTCGCCGCTGTTCTGACACCGCTGCTGCAGCCCGTGTTCAGCCTGCTCGACACCGTGCTCGTCCCGACACTCTCGCTGTTAGGCGTACAAGTCGGCACCGCCACGCTCCATAACATGTCGCTGACATGCGGCGTTTCGCAACTGGTCAACTAG
- a CDS encoding RNA polymerase sigma-70 factor, ECF subfamily, whose translation MNFEAEVISWLPQLRRYARALTGDRAWADDLVQDTAERALARWAAFRPNSNLRAWLLTILRHLYIDQLRGRREIAVDDESAPWRNLEAPHGEVDGLVLRDLQRALYCLPVEQREVLLLVCVEELSYQEASKALGVPIGTVMSRLSRAREHMRVLMTEGPVEGGAEGLARKVAPLKVVRNP comes from the coding sequence GTGAATTTCGAAGCGGAAGTGATTTCGTGGCTCCCGCAGCTGCGCCGCTATGCGCGCGCACTGACGGGCGACCGCGCTTGGGCCGACGATCTTGTGCAGGATACGGCGGAGCGCGCCCTCGCGCGCTGGGCGGCCTTCCGCCCGAACAGCAACCTGCGCGCGTGGCTCCTGACGATCCTGCGGCATCTCTACATCGATCAGTTGCGCGGCCGCCGCGAGATTGCCGTCGACGATGAAAGCGCGCCGTGGCGCAATCTCGAAGCGCCGCATGGCGAAGTCGACGGTCTGGTGCTGCGCGATCTTCAGCGCGCGCTGTATTGCCTGCCGGTCGAGCAACGGGAAGTGCTGCTGCTCGTGTGCGTGGAGGAGCTGTCGTACCAGGAAGCGTCGAAGGCGCTCGGCGTGCCGATCGGCACGGTAATGTCGCGGCTCTCGCGGGCGCGCGAGCACATGCGCGTGCTGATGACGGAGGGGCCGGTTGAAGGGGGCGCTGAGGGACTGGCGCGTAAAGTCGCGCCGTTGAAAGTAGTGAGAAATCCGTAA
- a CDS encoding Flp pilus assembly protein TadD, contains TPR repeats encodes MTHCLSFELLTRPAQSARRAACCTVALVVFSLLGACASKDLVGYGVGPQAERAAMAEQANRDPAPDTPGMYLGLIDQMQSRGLYFASLAHIDAYEKQYGVSPDTILLRADALRMTDQPDAAATAYGQLRKTPLAARGYRGLGLIAGAAGDFAHAAQELQQAAQLAPTDAVTLSDLGYARLRDGDVNGARVPLMKAAELDQNNQKIVSNMVLYLLANGDQAQALAVMNQQKFTPDVRAAIRSDAAKVAVAGRAQARGSLAQPQQQFGQAGASTGTVASAQGIEPAPRVLQRFAQ; translated from the coding sequence ATGACTCACTGTCTATCGTTCGAACTTCTGACGCGCCCGGCCCAAAGCGCTCGCCGCGCTGCGTGCTGCACGGTGGCGCTGGTTGTTTTCTCTCTGCTCGGCGCGTGCGCGTCCAAAGACCTCGTGGGTTACGGCGTCGGGCCGCAGGCCGAACGTGCGGCGATGGCCGAGCAAGCCAATCGCGATCCTGCGCCGGACACGCCCGGCATGTACCTTGGACTGATCGACCAGATGCAGTCGCGGGGGCTTTACTTCGCCTCGCTCGCGCATATCGACGCGTACGAAAAACAGTACGGCGTGAGCCCCGATACGATTTTGCTGCGCGCCGACGCGTTGCGGATGACCGATCAACCCGACGCCGCCGCGACGGCGTACGGACAACTGCGGAAGACACCGCTCGCCGCGCGCGGCTATCGCGGACTCGGTCTGATCGCCGGCGCGGCCGGTGACTTTGCGCATGCCGCGCAGGAACTGCAGCAGGCCGCGCAGCTCGCGCCGACCGATGCGGTGACCCTGTCGGATCTCGGCTATGCGCGGCTGCGCGACGGCGATGTGAACGGCGCGCGGGTGCCACTCATGAAGGCGGCCGAACTCGATCAGAACAATCAGAAGATCGTCAGCAACATGGTGCTTTATCTGCTCGCCAACGGCGACCAGGCGCAGGCGCTGGCGGTGATGAATCAGCAGAAATTCACGCCGGACGTGCGTGCGGCAATTCGCAGCGATGCAGCGAAGGTAGCCGTGGCGGGACGCGCGCAAGCTCGTGGGTCGCTGGCGCAACCACAACAACAGTTCGGGCAGGCGGGCGCAAGCACCGGCACGGTCGCGAGCGCGCAGGGTATCGAACCGGCGCCGCGTGTGTTGCAGCGTTTCGCGCAGTGA
- a CDS encoding pilus assembly protein CpaE produces MNARTHSLTERAVTDYFVFASLADEHVHWLAGTLVGAGVVEAATLDPSMLMQRIAALNPSLVFVDFSGGRAAAASAAASAVRTAYPGMQIVALGSLAEPESALAALRAGVRDFIDLSAPAEDALRITRQVLDNLVEPVSRHGHVTALLGARIGMGVSTLAANLAVMLQRRDVAQGRQAALLDLGLPAGDGSLLLNTRSEFNFVEAVRNLRRFDQTFVHTALSHHSSGLALTTLPPNLADMREVSYSSSIGLLNRLRAFFDQQIVDLGGFTNSEFIAHVVQAADETWLVCDQGVASIVSAVTVLDALREEGVDTSNVQLIVNKFDADLGLAAAQIAQRLEIPLLVTLPERRITLGQAVNQGHLLADVAARDPYVRALEPLIERLGGDCAAAQARGKSALGALKRFIPTTYKRS; encoded by the coding sequence ATGAACGCGAGAACGCATTCATTGACTGAACGGGCGGTCACCGATTATTTCGTGTTCGCGTCGCTGGCCGACGAACACGTGCATTGGCTCGCCGGTACGCTGGTGGGCGCGGGTGTGGTCGAAGCGGCCACACTCGATCCATCGATGCTGATGCAGCGCATTGCGGCGCTGAACCCGTCGCTGGTATTCGTCGACTTTTCCGGCGGCCGCGCCGCAGCCGCAAGTGCCGCGGCGAGCGCGGTGCGCACGGCCTATCCCGGCATGCAGATCGTCGCACTCGGCTCGCTTGCCGAGCCCGAAAGCGCCTTGGCCGCACTGCGTGCCGGCGTGCGCGATTTCATCGACCTGTCCGCGCCCGCCGAAGACGCGTTGCGGATCACGCGCCAGGTACTGGACAACCTCGTCGAACCGGTCAGCCGCCATGGCCACGTCACCGCGCTGCTGGGCGCGCGCATCGGCATGGGCGTGAGCACGCTGGCCGCGAACCTCGCGGTGATGCTGCAACGGCGCGACGTCGCGCAAGGACGGCAGGCCGCCTTGCTCGATCTCGGCTTGCCGGCCGGTGACGGCTCGCTGCTCCTGAACACGCGCAGCGAATTCAATTTCGTCGAAGCCGTGCGCAACCTGCGCCGCTTCGACCAGACTTTCGTCCATACGGCGCTGTCGCACCATTCGAGCGGCCTCGCGCTCACCACGCTGCCGCCGAATCTTGCTGACATGCGCGAGGTGTCGTATTCCTCGTCGATTGGCTTGCTGAACCGGCTGCGTGCGTTCTTCGACCAGCAGATCGTCGACCTCGGCGGCTTCACGAACAGCGAGTTCATCGCTCACGTCGTGCAGGCCGCCGACGAAACCTGGCTGGTGTGCGATCAGGGCGTGGCCTCGATCGTCTCGGCGGTCACCGTGCTAGACGCGCTGCGCGAAGAGGGCGTGGATACGTCGAACGTGCAGTTGATCGTCAACAAATTCGACGCGGACCTCGGTCTCGCCGCCGCACAGATCGCCCAGCGTCTGGAGATCCCCTTGCTTGTCACTTTGCCGGAGCGGCGCATCACGCTCGGCCAGGCGGTCAACCAGGGGCATCTGCTGGCTGATGTCGCGGCGCGCGATCCGTACGTGCGCGCACTCGAACCGTTGATCGAGCGGCTCGGCGGCGACTGCGCTGCCGCTCAGGCACGCGGCAAATCCGCGCTCGGCGCGCTCAAGCGCTTCATTCCAACCACTTACAAGCGGTCATAG